The Lineus longissimus chromosome 10, tnLinLong1.2, whole genome shotgun sequence genome segment ttcgtccccggataattcgtccccgaggataattcgtcccctaggaaaatttgtccccgagaataattcgtccccagaaaattttacaaagttgaaagtttctgactttactttctaagacccttaagtcttgtcgaatggactgtagtaataactactactttcgatttttctcattcagtgtgacatctctctttactaatTACTCTTtactagttacctaccccactatttttatagtaggtagaggtaggcaggcaaaatattttattgaagaatttagagcttttctttcattctgaccagtaaaaatacttatttgaagaaaaaaaaaattatttcgcctgcctacctctacctactatgaaaaaagtggagtaggtaactagctagtagggtagtaaatagagatataacactgaatgagaaaagtcgaaaggagtaggtagtagttattactggaaagtaatgtcagaaacttttaacttttgttaaattttccggggacgaattatcctcggggacgtatattccggggacgaattttcctcagggacgaattttccagggacgaattatccgcggggacgaattatctggggacgaattttccagggacgaattttcctcggggacgaattttccagggacgaattttcctaagggaagaattttccggggacgagttttccggggacgaattatccggggacgaattttcctagagcccttTTCTTGGGTCTTTTCTGAAACCTATAGTGTAATGCCACCAGGGGCCGTCCGGCCGACTCTCCCGAGAAAATAGCACTGCACGAAAACAGTCTGAAAAGACTCGTTCTTTACCATGCGATGTCCGGCGATTCTGGCAAGTAAGTGTTTTTGGATACTTCGGACTTTATCCGGTGTAAGGGAGGAAAGTACAGTACTCAGTGAAAGCCCCACAAGCTCAGGATGCATGCTTAGACtcgttgtttttttcttgacgATAAAAAAGTCAAGCTTGTAGTTTACAATACAACTTCTCACATAAATTTAATATACTATTGCCTCGAGATACACATGTAATCTGGATGATGAAACCTATAAGGACACTTCTTCCCAGGACATTCAAAGCTGTTACACCATTGTGTAATTTTTTTTAGTGTTGCGGATTCTGAGTTCTCTCATTGcttgggaacgctgaaagatagattgacgCGTATTTCTATGTCCCCCCTttcattgaaaagtcatggaCTCTCTAGCGGTTCTGTCatggaaacactcacatatggGGAACAGACGTTACACAGGAGGTGTAaacgtttgaaatgtcctaggatagaatgccctgGTAATAAAGAAATCCATTATGCGCTTCTCCGATATTGACTATCAAGGTCTCTATTGAaacatacacatgtacagtaATCCATTAGAAAACAATAGGGCCGCACACTTTTACAGGGGGATATTTTCACTGCAACACCGGGATTATCTCGAGACACTCCTGCTATCTTTTTAAcatcatatttcattttcaataaagcCAAACATTGCTGTATTTCCTAATAGGATCTTTAGAATGTTTTGCCAAGATGGGGGTATATTCTTCTGGTCTCCCCTGCGCTCTCTGACAGGCGTAAATGATGCCAGAACCTAAACTCCCAAGCGCCACTGGCACGAGTAGAAACAAAAACAAGTATATATAAATATTTGGCGCACATCTATAGTATAAATACGGAATTGGTTTTTGGTCTCTggtttcaataacattttgcgCATTATTCCTGTCACTTTCGTCCTTTTTATCAAGGTCATTTCGAAATTTTCCTGTAGGTGGCGCGACCAGAATTCCGCTCTCGCGATATTCGACGTTGTCGTCGTCTGCTTCATATCTTACTGGCACTTTGCCAGACCGGTTGAAGAAAGGCACGTCCACTATAACTGTTTGATAAGAGTTGAACCTGTAGTCAAGGTAACAATATTTCACATTCTTGCAAAAATTTTCGCTTGCTGTCAGATCGATTCGTGTTCGCTTCACGGAAAATATGACAGAAAATTCAACTTTCTCTGCCCCGCCTGGGTCGAACTTCTCAGGGGTGAAGACAAAACTGACGAATTCattattattttcaaaattaaactcTTTTTCGAATTTTGTACCAGTTAAGTCTCTTTTTGATTCAAAATGTCTCTTCCACCACCGTCTTAGTTCGTCTTCCCCGCGCAAAATTGTCAGCGATATCGGCGTCACGGATGTGACGTTTGCGATAACGTCACTCCCGCGGAGCAGATAGAAAGGAAATGTTGCGGATTCATTCACAGTCAATCTAATTTCATGACGTTCTGAGTAAGAAAATCGTTCTTTTTCTGTCCTTGGGTTATTctcaaatgaataaaaatcgGCCCGTTTCGTGCTATTTATTTCGAGCGCATCACAAAATAAACTAGATGTCTTCGCCACGAGGCGTCGCTGATCAAATGGTGCAATTACGTGCGTTACTCCATTGAAAACTACAAAACGTAGTGAAAATCCGAAGAATATTGCTAGGAGAGTCAGCCACACCCAAAGAATCAGTATCCGTACGCCTGGCCCCATTTTAAGAAAGCACAAACAAGGTCCGATTAGTAGGAACAAGGCTGTGGTCAGAATGATTGAGAAGAGGGTGCAGGCTTTCCGGACGATGGTACCAATGGAGACATGTTCGTGTTCTTCTGCGTGGACGGAAGAGTTCGCGTTGTATTGCTGATGTGGAGGGCGCGCGTGTCCTGGGAACGGATCCCCCATCGTTGATGACACTGAAGAAAAGCATCAGACTCATTATTAGCGTATAGTAGCTTACTGTACAGTTGTACAGGTGCCGTCGCGACTTTCGAGAATGATACGCTTCAAGTAAATTCAGGCCTTTGAGGCACACCTTGATAGCCACGACACCTCCTGGTGGAGTTTACAGTAGTAGAACACTTTCGTAAAACGTATGAGAGCACAAACTTACCACCACTGTTGACGGAAAGGACTGGTCATGAGAAATATCCTTACGTGCAATAACAATGTTTCGAGTGCAACAAGTTATTTTGTCTATGCGTCATTATCACACGGTTGTTTGGCAAACCTCTTCAACATCTCTCCATAAACCGATACGAGATGATTGTCCTGTTTTTAAAGCAGATTGTTGGGACACCATTGACCTCTTCTGTGCACACGCTAATTATGACTGCTTACAGTCGATATCGATTCGACACGAAATTAATCAGAAATATTTGCaagacctactgacctacttcgATAACTCAATGATGAATATCAAGTGATTGACTTTGTTATACGAAGACGGGCGTACTAACAAAAATAACTGTAAAATCTGCAAGAGCCGTTCAAGCTTTCCGAGTGGCAACACTGCGTCTGTGAAAAGCAAAAACCCGGTTGTTCAAGAGCACACGTTATCCCTTACGGTTTTAATAGGTTACATTTTCTCTTGCCGTTAAtcccattcaaattttgaaaatcccATTGCCGTTGACCATGTCACTACGGCTCCTGACCAGTTTAATAGTAATAGAGAGATTTC includes the following:
- the LOC135494503 gene encoding uncharacterized protein LOC135494503, encoding MGDPFPGHARPPHQQYNANSSVHAEEHEHVSIGTIVRKACTLFSIILTTALFLLIGPCLCFLKMGPGVRILILWVWLTLLAIFFGFSLRFVVFNGVTHVIAPFDQRRLVAKTSSLFCDALEINSTKRADFYSFENNPRTEKERFSYSERHEIRLTVNESATFPFYLLRGSDVIANVTSVTPISLTILRGEDELRRWWKRHFESKRDLTGTKFEKEFNFENNNEFVSFVFTPEKFDPGGAEKVEFSVIFSVKRTRIDLTASENFCKNVKYCYLDYRFNSYQTVIVDVPFFNRSGKVPVRYEADDDNVEYRESGILVAPPTGKFRNDLDKKDESDRNNAQNVIETRDQKPIPYLYYRCAPNIYIYLFLFLLVPVALGSLGSGIIYACQRAQGRPEEYTPILAKHSKDPIRKYSNVWLY